In one Paenibacillus sp. JQZ6Y-1 genomic region, the following are encoded:
- the ribD gene encoding bifunctional diaminohydroxyphosphoribosylaminopyrimidine deaminase/5-amino-6-(5-phosphoribosylamino)uracil reductase RibD, which yields MNLLNDEFYMSLALDMAERAQGQTEINPVVGCVVVKDGRIVGMGAHLKRGTGHAEVHALNMAGAEAEGATAYVTLEPCSHYGKTPPCSDRLIKEKVKRVVVAAVDPNPQVAGSGIERLRSHGIEVVTGVLAKRSERLNETFNKYITTQLPFVTLKTASTLDGRLASRTGDSKWISNAAARERVHGMRHRHQGIMVGIGTVLADDPELTTRTEVPGLNPVRIVIDSTLRIPDNARLLDTSVAPTIVVTTASASAERISQLEEKGVRVIISGEGPHVDLKQAMKLLGEWEISSILLEGGGQLNGAMLEAGLVDRITLFFAPKLIGGNLSTFTFDGFETMNQAVTLEELEVETLDDNVCISGLARYHHQ from the coding sequence ATGAATCTGTTAAACGATGAATTTTATATGTCACTTGCACTGGATATGGCGGAACGCGCGCAGGGGCAAACGGAGATTAATCCAGTTGTCGGCTGTGTCGTTGTGAAAGACGGTCGTATCGTCGGCATGGGTGCGCACTTGAAGCGCGGCACCGGACATGCGGAAGTGCATGCACTCAATATGGCAGGAGCAGAAGCGGAAGGCGCAACAGCGTATGTCACGCTTGAGCCATGCAGTCATTATGGCAAAACGCCGCCTTGCAGCGACCGACTGATCAAGGAAAAGGTCAAGCGTGTTGTCGTTGCAGCGGTTGATCCTAATCCACAGGTCGCTGGCTCAGGAATTGAACGTTTGCGCAGTCATGGTATTGAGGTAGTGACAGGTGTTCTTGCCAAACGTTCGGAGCGTCTGAACGAAACATTTAACAAGTATATTACGACCCAATTGCCATTCGTCACACTCAAGACGGCAAGTACGCTGGATGGTCGACTGGCGTCCCGTACTGGTGACAGCAAATGGATCTCCAATGCTGCTGCTCGCGAACGTGTACATGGAATGCGTCATCGCCATCAGGGGATTATGGTGGGCATCGGCACAGTATTGGCGGATGATCCCGAATTGACGACTCGTACAGAGGTGCCGGGCTTGAATCCAGTGCGGATCGTTATCGACTCCACGCTGCGTATTCCTGATAACGCGCGTCTGTTGGATACAAGTGTAGCGCCAACGATTGTTGTAACGACAGCTAGTGCGAGTGCCGAGCGTATCTCACAGCTGGAAGAAAAGGGAGTACGCGTGATCATCAGCGGCGAAGGTCCCCATGTCGATCTGAAGCAGGCTATGAAACTGTTGGGCGAATGGGAGATTTCGTCGATTTTGCTGGAAGGTGGCGGGCAGTTGAACGGCGCGATGCTGGAAGCCGGATTGGTTGACCGGATTACACTATTCTTCGCACCGAAGCTGATCGGTGGGAATCTATCCACCTTTACCTTTGACGGCTTTGAAACGATGAATCAGGCAGTCACGCTAGAGGAGCTGGAAGTGGAAACGCTGGATGACAATGTGTGCATCAGCGGTCTGGCTCGTTATCATCATCAGTAA
- a CDS encoding winged helix-turn-helix transcriptional regulator has translation MMDFDVKFGNCPIYYTISKIEGKWKWVILYKLYKSKVIRYNRLWDELKPIAHRTLSRQLKELEADGLVHREQYNEIPPRVEYSLTPVGETLAPILELMSEWGAQQLCNEQFQQDV, from the coding sequence ATGATGGACTTTGATGTGAAATTTGGCAATTGCCCCATTTACTATACGATCTCGAAAATCGAGGGCAAATGGAAATGGGTGATTTTGTACAAGCTATATAAATCGAAAGTCATCCGGTACAACCGATTATGGGATGAATTGAAGCCGATTGCCCATCGGACACTTAGCAGACAACTTAAAGAACTGGAAGCAGATGGATTGGTGCATCGAGAGCAATATAATGAGATTCCGCCCCGTGTCGAATATTCATTAACACCGGTTGGTGAGACGCTTGCGCCCATTCTGGAGTTGATGTCGGAATGGGGAGCACAGCAATTATGCAATGAGCAATTCCAACAAGATGTATAA
- a CDS encoding replication initiation protein translates to MRGNNLVTKANNLIETPLKLGVVEMRIVIVLISTISPHDDEFKPYRFKISEFAKMIGVKNKNIHQQIKDYTYSLMSQPFYLHDNLQVTWLASAEYFPGEGVVEVEFSPKLRPYLLQLKEKFTTYRLIDIIKLKSAYAMRIYELLKQYERIGSRTFTVQRLKELLGIEDQYPVYADFKKRVLVKAQQEINKHTDISFSFEEMKTGRKITEIKFLLSSKSADAKSSVLSDPDKPASTRHHTSSRLRQQLKEEFGLQAKAIDQVLSQYDKHYIAENLDVVRADAKRGRIKDIPAYTMSALKTDYRKKRSGLEDEQIATQQAKQIESDLLESYIQQLSQQVRDHIANLSAAQIQHELEGLKYSVRTLGIDIVDDEVTDPFSESGSYFIQYIQKKYFKDYTFELYCEQHADMDIV, encoded by the coding sequence ATGCGCGGCAACAACCTCGTTACGAAAGCAAACAACTTGATCGAGACACCATTGAAATTAGGGGTCGTTGAAATGCGGATTGTCATTGTGCTAATTAGTACCATTTCTCCGCATGATGATGAATTCAAGCCATATCGGTTCAAAATATCTGAATTTGCCAAGATGATCGGTGTGAAGAACAAAAACATCCATCAGCAAATCAAGGATTATACATATAGCCTAATGTCGCAGCCCTTTTATCTGCATGATAATTTGCAGGTGACATGGCTGGCATCTGCCGAATATTTTCCGGGTGAAGGTGTCGTGGAAGTGGAATTCTCGCCCAAGCTGCGACCGTATCTGCTGCAATTGAAGGAAAAGTTCACCACGTATCGGTTGATCGATATTATTAAGCTAAAAAGTGCCTATGCGATGCGTATCTACGAATTGCTCAAGCAATATGAGCGCATTGGTAGCCGGACATTTACCGTCCAGCGGCTCAAAGAACTGCTCGGCATCGAGGATCAATATCCCGTGTATGCCGATTTCAAAAAACGTGTACTGGTCAAGGCGCAGCAGGAGATCAACAAGCATACCGACATCTCCTTTTCATTTGAGGAAATGAAGACGGGACGCAAAATTACAGAGATCAAGTTTCTGCTTAGCAGCAAGTCCGCCGATGCCAAATCAAGTGTACTGTCCGATCCTGATAAGCCTGCCAGCACGCGCCATCATACGTCTTCCCGGTTGCGTCAGCAGCTCAAGGAGGAATTTGGTCTGCAAGCAAAGGCGATTGATCAGGTGCTATCGCAATACGACAAGCATTATATCGCTGAAAATCTGGATGTTGTGCGTGCCGATGCCAAACGCGGTCGAATCAAAGATATTCCCGCGTATACAATGTCTGCGCTCAAAACCGATTATCGCAAAAAGCGCTCTGGTCTGGAAGACGAGCAGATCGCTACCCAGCAAGCCAAGCAAATCGAAAGTGATCTGCTAGAATCGTATATTCAGCAGCTATCGCAGCAGGTTCGCGATCATATTGCGAATCTATCCGCTGCACAGATTCAGCATGAGCTGGAAGGGCTGAAGTACAGTGTGCGTACGCTGGGCATTGATATTGTAGATGATGAGGTCACCGATCCATTTAGCGAAAGTGGCAGTTATTTTATCCAGTATATTCAGAAAAAGTACTTTAAGGACTATACATTTGAGCTGTATTGCGAGCAACATGCAGATATGGATATTGTATAG
- a CDS encoding DMT family transporter yields the protein MWFTCALGAAFFFGLRSILYQWSSQRQIDRHLLFAMVYIGSTILMIGVDIWMQPGWNQAALLGIVMGIFSCTANTCLYKGYAVGRASVIGFFSGLTPVLVTVAAAWLWQEKLAWMQWVGLLIVVGSLFIVRYTKELQQGQYTGWQWGLLAIVWYSLTDLTSKQALFMGASIIPTLTIMFMTSSVLFTLSYLHGKWRQRERHPASASTDDFTTRTKQPKTNSWTFSSMLRLGVLIALINVTAMMLKLAAFDGGITGVASAIMALSVVVVLIYARFYLKESWRPLEVYGVLLALLGVVIMKVF from the coding sequence ATGTGGTTTACCTGTGCGCTGGGTGCGGCTTTCTTTTTCGGGCTGCGCAGCATATTGTATCAATGGTCGTCGCAGCGCCAAATTGATCGTCATTTGCTTTTTGCGATGGTGTACATAGGCAGTACGATCTTGATGATTGGCGTGGATATATGGATGCAGCCGGGTTGGAATCAAGCGGCATTGTTAGGTATCGTGATGGGAATATTCTCTTGTACCGCGAATACCTGTCTGTACAAAGGCTATGCGGTAGGCAGAGCTTCGGTGATCGGCTTTTTCTCAGGCTTAACGCCCGTACTCGTCACGGTGGCAGCGGCATGGCTATGGCAGGAGAAGCTTGCATGGATGCAATGGGTTGGATTGCTTATCGTAGTAGGGTCGCTGTTCATTGTGAGATATACGAAGGAGCTGCAACAGGGGCAGTATACGGGCTGGCAGTGGGGATTGCTAGCGATTGTATGGTACAGCCTCACCGATCTGACCTCCAAGCAGGCGCTATTCATGGGCGCTTCGATTATCCCAACGCTGACAATAATGTTCATGACTAGTAGCGTATTATTTACCCTATCCTATCTACATGGCAAATGGAGACAGAGGGAAAGGCATCCAGCTTCTGCTTCAACCGACGACTTCACAACACGTACCAAGCAGCCGAAAACCAACAGTTGGACGTTTTCCAGCATGCTACGATTGGGCGTGCTTATCGCTCTAATCAATGTAACCGCCATGATGCTGAAGCTGGCAGCCTTTGACGGTGGAATTACTGGCGTTGCTTCGGCGATTATGGCACTCAGCGTAGTAGTCGTGCTGATATACGCACGTTTCTATCTCAAAGAATCATGGCGCCCGCTGGAAGTGTACGGTGTATTACTGGCACTGCTAGGTGTGGTGATTATGAAGGTGTTTTGA
- a CDS encoding dihydrodipicolinate synthase family protein, with protein sequence MFKGLCAFPLTPMNESTIHENEFVQLIHRLVQAGVEQIGVLGSTGNYAYLDHAQRKRVLQLAVEQANGIPVMTSISALRTADVLRLAEDAQQAGASAVLLAPISYQPLTDEEVFGLYEQVSASLSVPLCVYDNPRTSHVQFTDELYTRIAALPHIHSIKIPVIPAEQQAARERVQQLRSMIDSKVTLGISGDSAAVTGLLASCDVWYSVLGGLYPEISLTMTSLAQQGKADEAHQLSHALQPLWTLFQQYGSLRVVTALAVIQGWISEPGLPLPLQPVSRDVQQQLRHIVQDLQTHEQTHSFFSTT encoded by the coding sequence ATGTTCAAAGGATTATGTGCTTTTCCATTAACACCAATGAATGAATCCACTATTCATGAAAATGAATTCGTCCAGCTGATCCACCGTCTCGTTCAGGCAGGAGTGGAGCAGATCGGTGTGCTCGGTTCTACTGGCAACTATGCTTATCTGGATCATGCGCAGCGGAAGCGTGTATTGCAGCTGGCGGTGGAGCAGGCGAATGGTATTCCGGTTATGACCAGCATTAGCGCACTGCGCACCGCAGATGTATTGCGTCTGGCAGAGGATGCCCAGCAAGCAGGAGCAAGTGCGGTGCTGCTCGCGCCAATCTCGTATCAGCCGTTAACAGATGAGGAAGTATTCGGTCTGTATGAACAGGTATCGGCTTCACTGTCTGTACCGCTCTGTGTATACGACAATCCGCGTACATCGCATGTACAATTTACCGACGAATTATATACCCGCATTGCCGCACTACCACATATCCATTCGATCAAAATTCCCGTAATCCCCGCAGAGCAGCAGGCGGCGCGCGAACGTGTACAACAACTACGCAGCATGATCGATAGCAAAGTGACGCTCGGCATCAGCGGCGATTCTGCCGCAGTGACAGGTTTGCTTGCTAGTTGTGACGTATGGTACTCCGTACTGGGCGGTCTATATCCAGAAATCAGTCTAACCATGACGTCTCTGGCGCAGCAGGGCAAGGCAGATGAAGCCCACCAGCTGTCACATGCCTTGCAGCCGCTCTGGACATTATTTCAGCAATATGGCAGTCTGCGCGTCGTAACCGCGCTAGCCGTTATACAAGGCTGGATCTCGGAGCCGGGGCTTCCCTTGCCGCTACAGCCCGTCAGCCGTGATGTACAACAACAGTTGCGTCATATCGTACAAGACCTGCAAACCCACGAGCAGACCCATTCCTTTTTTTCAACAACCTAG
- a CDS encoding NAD(P)H-dependent flavin oxidoreductase encodes MTISDHHSLCHLLGIRHPIILAGMAGIPNMAPLVAAVSNAGGLGTLGAAYMEPAQLHTAIQEIKALTSLPFAVNIFAQVGEDEYTQFESVNDQLQAARDELKITRPTQDQVRTRALMEEQLDILIQQKVPVISTTFGLLSEQHMDKIHSAGIRVIGTATTVNEAIQAEQSGCHGIVAQGSEAGGHRGTFDVSSAPMGANIGTMALVPQIVDHVNIPVIAAGGIMDARGLIAALALGAQAVQMGTRFLTATESGAHPAYQQELLNSTEESTVLTNSFSGRPARGISNSFIQQWNAGGLSPLSFPTQNTLTRDIRNAAALQHRSEYMALWAGQGTRMLSSHLSAKEIVEQIIDEANEIKGRL; translated from the coding sequence ATGACTATATCAGACCATCATTCTCTTTGTCATCTGCTGGGCATTCGTCATCCTATCATTCTCGCAGGCATGGCGGGCATTCCGAATATGGCACCACTTGTCGCCGCTGTATCCAATGCGGGCGGGCTAGGCACGCTAGGTGCTGCTTACATGGAACCAGCGCAGCTACATACGGCGATTCAGGAGATTAAAGCCTTAACATCGCTTCCTTTTGCAGTGAATATATTTGCCCAGGTGGGTGAAGATGAGTATACCCAATTTGAATCTGTCAATGATCAATTGCAGGCTGCACGGGATGAACTGAAGATTACACGTCCCACGCAAGATCAGGTCCGTACCCGTGCACTTATGGAAGAACAATTGGACATCTTAATCCAGCAAAAGGTTCCCGTGATCAGCACTACATTTGGTTTGTTGTCCGAGCAGCATATGGATAAGATTCACTCGGCAGGTATCCGCGTGATCGGCACCGCTACTACCGTCAATGAAGCCATACAAGCAGAGCAAAGTGGTTGTCACGGTATTGTAGCACAAGGAAGTGAAGCTGGCGGACATCGCGGTACCTTTGATGTATCCTCCGCTCCGATGGGTGCCAATATTGGAACGATGGCGTTGGTTCCGCAGATTGTTGATCATGTGAATATTCCAGTGATTGCCGCTGGCGGCATTATGGATGCTAGAGGGTTGATTGCAGCACTGGCACTGGGTGCACAGGCAGTCCAGATGGGGACGCGTTTTCTGACAGCTACGGAATCAGGAGCACATCCAGCTTATCAGCAAGAGTTGCTGAATAGCACAGAGGAGAGCACGGTGCTGACGAATTCGTTTTCAGGTCGACCCGCTAGAGGCATATCGAATTCATTTATCCAGCAGTGGAATGCAGGTGGGCTGTCGCCGTTATCCTTTCCCACTCAAAATACGCTGACACGCGATATTCGCAATGCTGCCGCTCTACAACATCGTTCCGAGTATATGGCACTCTGGGCAGGTCAAGGCACGAGAATGCTTTCGTCCCATCTATCCGCCAAGGAAATTGTAGAGCAGATCATTGATGAAGCGAATGAGATCAAAGGGCGACTCTAA
- a CDS encoding amidohydrolase, with protein MSGTLYIHGVFAAPTRIAAGHDAVYADEQGIIRAIGSRAELQLQLSGTDYKVVDWDGGHVLPGLVDSHMHLSMHGMKLSMLDFSNVTSKEQMLQLIRERVQVTPAGEWILGLNWNENAFQPAVPPLRDELDEITTAHPIYLTRTCFHAFLANSTAFQRAGVHHDTPDPASGSFGRNEQGELNGWVYEEANQYFTRVQPEPDYETKKAAIRRACEDGLRLGLTGAHTEDLRFLGSIETMLRIHRELREEGLRFRSHQLLYYTHLDEAEALNVRAGDGDEWLRIGAAKIFSDGAIGGRTALLQQPYSDDPSTSGMAIHNQQVLDELTARARSLGFPIAVHAIGDGAAHMTLTAMERYPLQGISHLPDRFIHAQVLDADLLKRMAALPLIADIQPRFVASDFPWVLDRVGAERTSYLYAWKKLLQAGVVCAGGSDAPIEPLDPLLGMHAAVTRRRPDQSEPASGYLPDERLSIAEAVHLFTSGSAAAVSEQQTRGSIEIGKAADFTVMDRDIYTDAEQLLSANVRMTIVNGEIAYTSS; from the coding sequence ATGAGTGGAACCTTATACATACATGGCGTATTTGCCGCGCCCACACGTATCGCAGCTGGTCACGATGCGGTATATGCCGACGAGCAGGGCATCATCCGTGCGATAGGAAGCCGTGCTGAATTGCAGCTTCAATTATCCGGCACCGATTACAAGGTGGTGGATTGGGATGGTGGTCATGTACTGCCGGGGTTGGTCGATTCGCATATGCACTTGTCTATGCACGGCATGAAGCTGTCGATGCTGGACTTTTCCAATGTTACCTCCAAGGAACAGATGCTACAGCTGATTCGTGAACGGGTACAGGTGACACCAGCAGGAGAATGGATTCTAGGCTTGAATTGGAATGAAAATGCCTTTCAACCAGCGGTGCCGCCGCTACGGGATGAATTGGATGAGATTACAACGGCACATCCGATCTATTTAACTCGGACATGCTTCCATGCGTTTCTGGCGAACAGTACGGCATTTCAGCGTGCAGGCGTTCATCACGATACACCTGATCCAGCGTCTGGTTCGTTTGGACGTAATGAGCAGGGTGAACTGAATGGTTGGGTATATGAGGAAGCAAATCAATATTTTACTCGTGTACAGCCAGAACCGGATTATGAGACGAAAAAAGCAGCGATTCGCCGTGCTTGCGAAGATGGTCTGCGTCTCGGTCTGACGGGTGCGCATACAGAAGATTTGCGCTTTCTCGGCAGCATCGAGACTATGTTGCGTATTCACCGGGAGCTGCGAGAGGAAGGGCTTCGTTTCCGCAGTCATCAGCTGCTGTATTATACGCATCTGGATGAAGCAGAAGCGCTCAATGTACGTGCAGGCGATGGGGATGAGTGGCTGCGCATCGGTGCCGCCAAAATCTTCTCCGACGGTGCGATTGGTGGACGGACAGCGCTGCTACAACAGCCGTATAGCGATGATCCCTCTACCTCTGGCATGGCGATTCACAATCAGCAGGTACTGGACGAATTAACTGCTCGCGCCCGCAGTCTCGGTTTCCCGATTGCTGTACATGCGATTGGTGACGGCGCTGCTCATATGACATTGACAGCGATGGAGCGGTATCCGCTACAAGGAATCAGCCATTTACCGGATCGTTTCATCCATGCGCAGGTACTGGATGCGGATTTGCTGAAACGAATGGCGGCATTGCCATTGATTGCCGATATTCAGCCGCGCTTTGTTGCCAGCGATTTCCCGTGGGTATTGGATCGGGTAGGAGCAGAGAGAACGTCCTATTTATATGCTTGGAAAAAGCTCCTGCAAGCAGGCGTTGTGTGCGCAGGTGGTAGCGATGCTCCTATCGAGCCGCTTGATCCGCTGCTTGGTATGCACGCTGCGGTTACGCGTCGTCGTCCTGATCAAAGTGAACCAGCATCTGGTTACTTGCCAGATGAGCGTCTCAGCATCGCCGAAGCAGTGCATTTGTTTACTTCCGGTAGTGCAGCCGCAGTGAGTGAGCAGCAGACACGCGGCAGTATAGAAATCGGCAAAGCTGCCGATTTTACGGTCATGGATCGCGATATTTATACAGACGCTGAGCAATTGCTAAGCGCGAACGTGCGCATGACCATTGTAAATGGCGAGATTGCCTATACTTCTTCTTGA
- a CDS encoding DMT family transporter, protein MNHTQKGWINGMLGVLIFSGSLPATRLAVEDLNPVFLTVCRAAIAGIVAILLLTGYRQKRPQVQDLLPLIVVSLGVVIGFPLLTALALQQMTTSHAIIFVGLLPLATAIFAVIRGGERPHKWFWFFSIIGSLLVGGFAFAQGGHGSWMGNIYMLLSILVCGLGYAEGAKLSNKLGHWQVICWALTISLPIMLVLSFWLRPTNWHDIGYPAWLSLGYVSLFSMLIGFVFWYRGLAQGGIAAVGQLQLLQPFFGLLLAALLIHEHIGMMLIVVNVAVVGCVMAAKRFA, encoded by the coding sequence ATGAATCATACTCAAAAAGGCTGGATCAATGGGATGCTAGGAGTACTGATCTTTAGCGGCTCCCTGCCAGCAACACGACTGGCGGTAGAAGATCTAAATCCTGTATTCCTGACTGTTTGCCGAGCAGCTATTGCGGGAATCGTGGCGATTCTTTTATTAACCGGATATAGACAGAAGCGACCACAGGTGCAAGACCTGCTGCCATTGATCGTCGTATCATTGGGCGTAGTGATTGGATTCCCCTTGCTGACTGCACTAGCTTTGCAACAAATGACTACCAGTCATGCGATTATTTTTGTCGGACTACTACCGCTGGCGACTGCCATTTTTGCCGTTATTCGCGGTGGAGAACGACCGCATAAATGGTTTTGGTTCTTTTCGATCATAGGCAGTTTGCTTGTTGGCGGATTTGCTTTTGCGCAGGGTGGACATGGATCGTGGATGGGGAATATATATATGCTGCTATCCATCCTCGTATGCGGGCTTGGCTATGCAGAGGGAGCCAAGCTGTCGAACAAGTTGGGACACTGGCAAGTCATTTGCTGGGCGCTCACTATATCGCTGCCGATCATGCTGGTATTGTCCTTCTGGCTGCGACCTACGAATTGGCATGATATTGGTTATCCGGCTTGGTTGAGTCTAGGATATGTATCGCTATTCAGTATGCTAATCGGGTTTGTTTTCTGGTATCGCGGGCTTGCGCAGGGTGGTATTGCGGCGGTTGGGCAATTGCAGTTATTGCAGCCTTTTTTCGGATTGCTTCTAGCTGCGCTGCTGATCCATGAGCATATCGGCATGATGCTAATCGTTGTAAATGTAGCAGTCGTGGGTTGTGTGATGGCGGCGAAGCGCTTTGCTTAA
- a CDS encoding PLP-dependent aminotransferase family protein, with protein sequence MDLTFFLDREHATPLYQQLYTALKDHMHEGRLERQARLPSKRMLAAHLSVSQTTVERAYDQLEAEGYIVSKPRSGRFVDYDASNELQMSVDAVTSRTVAPSSNEAMIDFHYGSTDTVAFPHTVWRRSLLHSLDQYGQRLYQTGQPTGEPELRELIADYVYQARQIRCSPEQIIIAAGTPILLQWMGHLFGATTSIGYEHPGSARSRDIFANNHWSLLPIPLDREGITIHPLQQQCPQLVYVTPSHQFPLGTVMTINRRIQLLQWAVDTGAYIIEDDYDSEFRYSGKPIPALKGLDRHDRVVYTGTFSKSVLPSLRISYMILPESLLTQGKQIASLYKQTVASHLQLALADFMQNGSFQKHINRMRKWYGKKRLVLLEAIQSQWGDRVTIRSTDSGLHVLLDIHSDFTEQQLIDRAALYGVVVYPASVFYEYDSPSHTIMLGFSGMSDEDIRRGVHLLGEAWNL encoded by the coding sequence ATGGACCTTACTTTTTTTCTAGATCGAGAACATGCTACTCCGCTCTACCAACAACTCTATACTGCTTTGAAGGATCATATGCACGAAGGCAGATTGGAGAGGCAAGCACGTCTTCCTTCCAAACGAATGCTAGCTGCACACCTATCCGTCAGTCAAACGACCGTAGAACGCGCGTATGATCAGCTGGAAGCGGAAGGTTATATTGTTAGCAAACCTCGCAGTGGTCGATTTGTCGATTACGATGCTTCCAATGAGCTACAGATGTCGGTGGACGCGGTCACAAGCCGTACTGTAGCACCATCTTCCAATGAAGCGATGATTGATTTTCATTATGGCAGTACGGATACGGTTGCTTTTCCGCATACGGTTTGGAGAAGAAGTCTGCTGCATAGTCTAGATCAGTACGGACAGCGTCTATACCAAACCGGACAGCCTACAGGTGAGCCGGAACTACGAGAGCTGATTGCAGATTATGTCTATCAGGCGAGACAGATTCGTTGCTCCCCCGAGCAGATCATCATTGCAGCAGGTACGCCGATTTTGTTGCAATGGATGGGGCATTTGTTTGGTGCTACCACCTCTATCGGATATGAGCATCCGGGTTCGGCGCGCTCGCGGGACATTTTCGCTAACAATCATTGGAGTCTCCTTCCTATTCCGCTGGATCGGGAAGGCATCACGATCCATCCTTTACAGCAGCAGTGCCCTCAACTGGTTTATGTTACGCCTTCTCACCAGTTTCCTCTCGGAACGGTGATGACTATCAATCGCCGTATTCAGCTGTTGCAATGGGCTGTTGATACAGGGGCTTATATTATCGAGGATGATTATGACAGCGAGTTTCGTTATAGCGGCAAGCCTATTCCTGCCTTAAAGGGATTGGATCGACATGATCGAGTAGTGTATACAGGTACATTTTCCAAATCGGTGCTACCATCGCTACGGATCAGTTATATGATCTTGCCAGAATCGTTATTGACGCAGGGCAAGCAGATCGCTTCTCTGTATAAACAGACAGTAGCAAGCCATCTACAACTGGCACTGGCGGATTTTATGCAAAATGGTAGCTTTCAAAAGCATATCAATCGTATGCGTAAATGGTATGGCAAGAAGCGGTTGGTTTTGCTGGAAGCTATCCAGAGTCAATGGGGAGATCGTGTGACGATACGCAGTACCGATTCAGGGCTTCATGTGCTACTGGATATTCATTCTGACTTCACGGAGCAACAGCTGATTGATCGTGCAGCGCTGTATGGTGTGGTTGTGTATCCGGCATCGGTCTTCTATGAATACGATTCTCCCTCTCATACGATTATGCTTGGATTCTCCGGCATGTCGGATGAGGATATTCGTAGAGGTGTTCACTTGCTTGGAGAGGCATGGAATCTGTAA
- a CDS encoding GntR family transcriptional regulator translates to MSITRKKGPLYLQIKKIIKDRIMHGVYPLGTTIPSEPQLENEFGVSKMTVRNAVQELAQEGYVEKRSGVGTTVIRNTSLSKLSKGKRFTELLVENGHQIRKQLLHTSWVSNEADNTLYQRFGSRCLKVERLYWLDEQPYIHYVHYLAPVFPQTLSLEGLSLQSLYDLIEEYGIELHHFRDSFTVSSANEDTAKLLQVEPYSVMLERLRYSYDIDGNLVEYSQGFYNTSLQHYLVNYDV, encoded by the coding sequence ATGTCCATTACGCGTAAAAAAGGACCACTTTATTTACAAATCAAAAAAATTATCAAAGACCGCATCATGCACGGTGTCTATCCGCTGGGAACGACTATTCCATCAGAGCCACAGTTGGAGAACGAATTCGGTGTCAGCAAAATGACTGTTCGTAATGCGGTGCAGGAGCTGGCACAGGAAGGCTATGTGGAGAAGCGCAGCGGTGTCGGCACTACGGTCATCCGCAATACGTCATTATCCAAATTGTCCAAGGGCAAACGGTTTACCGAGCTGCTGGTCGAAAATGGACACCAGATTCGCAAGCAGCTATTGCACACCTCATGGGTGAGTAACGAGGCGGACAACACGCTGTATCAGCGCTTTGGCTCACGTTGTCTGAAGGTGGAACGGCTATACTGGCTGGACGAGCAGCCGTATATTCATTATGTGCACTATCTAGCCCCCGTCTTCCCACAAACGTTGTCGCTGGAAGGGCTATCGCTGCAATCGCTGTATGATCTGATCGAGGAATACGGCATCGAGCTGCATCATTTCCGCGATAGTTTTACCGTATCGTCCGCCAATGAGGACACGGCGAAGCTGCTGCAAGTAGAGCCGTACAGCGTCATGCTAGAGCGGCTGCGTTATTCGTACGATATTGACGGCAATCTGGTAGAGTACAGCCAAGGCTTTTACAATACGAGCTTGCAGCATTATCTAGTGAATTACGACGTATAA